The Salvelinus sp. IW2-2015 linkage group LG31, ASM291031v2, whole genome shotgun sequence genome window below encodes:
- the LOC111955948 gene encoding probable C-mannosyltransferase DPY19L4 → MSWNCCESLDMTELRCRKTVVKEGEEDEHQQCESEPCSENFTMDKVSLKEKCSEDTDGATCGVQEKEKEDEEEKKEEDKKEEADSQKPSPVKRNRSACRSVMLQSLVKLFFGCLAAVTCGMMYAVYLYTYHERKFWFSSRQELEREITFQGGSGIYYYYYKHMLTAPSFERGIYELMRDNRTVSGQTINAVERLSLYPELITSLLYRITGSQDVIEPVYFYIGVVFGLQAVYVTALFVSSWVMSGTCVAGILAVAWYVINRPDTTKVDYAIPLRDNWALPYFSCQVAALTGFLSNNVNSASEMFCYLLMSATTFTFILVWEHSHYVLFIQGLALFLLDSFDLVPSRKMADIHKVYLSSLFLAYVLQFQNPALLSSPLLSLLISSVLARYFQQNMKMGPLVARLMKLFLHFYLCFTTGITFSYVAKRLVPVRESDFILKFLEVKFGLNTTTDFVTNRLLCQECFQTPSQDFFLRLTQASVLPFYLLVLLICLISTLQTIYRRLSGEPMKTNLRLEDGRIGEQPEVVYHVFHTMLFGALAMVFDGMKYLWTPYVCMFTAFGVCSPELWVTLFRWLRLKFIHPVVLALILSTAVPTIIGFSLWREYFPRVIAELSELQEFYDPDTVELMNWIKTHAPMAAVFAGSPQLLGSVKLCSGWTVTSLPLYSDIDLLRRSEDTYQVYAMRSAEDVYKILSLHKTSYVIIEESLCNELSHTKGCRIKDLLDIANSHVVYDKGEMYSFSKHGRFCHEIKMNYSPYTNYFSRVFWNRSYHVYKVNSVISFQY, encoded by the exons ATGTCATGGAATTGCTGTGAATCTCTG GATATGACAGAGTTGAGATGCCGGAAAACAGTGgtaaaggagggagaagaggatgagCACCAGCAATGTGAATCTGAACCTTGCTCAGAGAATTTTACAA TGGACAAGGTTAGTCTGAAGGAGAAGTGTTCAGAGGACACAGATGGAGCTACCTGTGGGGttcaggagaaagagaaggaagatgaagaggagaagaaggaagaagatAAAAAGGAGGAGGCAGACAGTCAGAAGCCCTCTCCTGTCAAAAGAAACCGGAGCGCCTGCAGAT CGGTTATGCTTCAGAGTCTAGTGAAGCTGTTCTTCGGATGCCTGGCAGCAGTTACATGTGGCATGATGTATGCAGTGTATCTCTACACCTACCACGAGAGGAAGTTCTGGTTTTCTAGCAGACAG GAGCTGGAACGGGAAATCACCTTCCAGGGTGGCAGTGGaatctactattactactacaaaCACATGTTGACAGCACCCTCCTTTGAAAGAG GGATATACGAGCTGATGAGAGACAACAGGACTGTGTCTGGTCAGACCATCAACGCAGTGGAACGCCTGTCTCTGTACCCAGAGCTTATTACTAGCCTGCTCTATAGAATCACAGGAAGCCAG GATGTAATAGAGCCAGTATACTTCTACATCGGGGTGGTGTTTGGCCTCCAGGCTGTCTACGTCACTGCCCTCTTCGTGTCCAGCTGGGTGATGAGTGGCACGTGCGTGGCTGGCATACTGGCTGTGGCCTGGTATGTTATCAACCG ACCAGACACAACCAAAGTGGACTATGCCATTCCACTGCGGGACAACTGGGCCTTGCCTTACTTCTCTTGCCAAGTTGCAGCCTTAACCGGATTCCTGAGTAATAACGTTAACTCCGCCTCAGAG ATGTTCTGTTACCTCCTGATGAGTGCCACCACCTTCACCTTCATCCTGGTGTGGGAGCACAGCCACTACGTGCTCTTCATCCAGGGCCTGGCCCTGTTCCTGCTCGACTCCTTTGACCTGGTGCCGTCCCGCAAG ATGGCTGACATTCACAAGGTGTACCTGAGCTCTCTCTTCCTGGCCTACGTCCTCCAATTCCAGAACCCAGCCCTGCTCAGCTCTCCTTTGCTCAGCCTCCTCATCAGCTCAGTGCTAGCGAGGTACTTCCAG CAAAACATGAAGATGGGCCCCCTAGTGGCCAGACTGATGAAGCTCTTTCTGCATTTCTACCTTTGCTTCACCACCGGGATCACCTTCAGCTATGTGGCCAAG CGACTAGTGCCAGTCAGAGAGAGTGATTTCATTTTGAAATTTCTTGAAGTGAAATTCGGACTCAACACAACAAC AGACTTTGTGACTAACCGGCTCCTGTGTCAAGAATGCTTCCAGACCCCCAGTCAGGACTTTTTCCTGCGGCTGACCCAAGCATCAGTCCTGCCTTTTTACCTACTGGTCCTCCTTATCTGTCTCATATCAACACTGCAAACCATCTACAGGAGGCTCAG TGGTGAGCCAATGAAAACGAACCTCAGACTCGAAGATGGACGAATAGGAGAGCAACCCGAGGTCGTCTACCACGTTTTCCACACAATGCTGTTCGGGGCTCTGGCGATGGTCTTTGATGG GATGAAGTATTTGTGGACCCCATACGTCTGCATGTTCACAGCGTTTGGCGTGTGTTCTCCAGAGCTCTGGGTGACTTTGTTCCGGTGGCTAAGGCTGAAGTTCATCCACCCTGTGGTACTG GCCTTGATATTGAGCACAGCAGTTCCAACCATCATTGGATTCAGTTTATGGAGAGAG TACTTTCCCCGTGTCATAGCAGAACTATCAGAGCTGCAGGAATTCTATGACCCAGATACAGTCGAGCTGATGAACTGGATAAA gACACATGCTCCGATGGCGGCAGTGTTTGCGGGCAGCCCACAGCTGTTGGGTTCGGTGAAGCTGTGCTCAGGTTGGACTGTGACCAGTCTGCCTCTCTACTCAGACATTGACCTGCTGAGGAGGAGTGAGGAT ACATACCAGGTGTATGCAATGAGGTCCGCGGAAGATGTCTACAAGATTCTGTCTTTGCACAAGACGAGCTACGTGATAATCGAAGAGTCGCTGTGCAACGAGTTGAGTCATACCAAGGGCTGCAGGATCAAAGACCTGCTGGATATCGCCAACAGCCAT GTGGTGTATGACAAAGGCGAGATGTACTCCTTCTCCAAACACGGGCGATTCTGTCATGAGATAAAGATGAACTACTCGCCCTACACAAACTACTTCTCAAGGGTTTTCTGGAACAGGTCCTATCACGTCTACAAAGTCAACTCTGTCATCTCCTTCCAGTACTGA